One stretch of Psilocybe cubensis strain MGC-MH-2018 chromosome 6, whole genome shotgun sequence DNA includes these proteins:
- a CDS encoding Potassium voltage-gated channel subfamily B member 1 has product MTTTATSPTTDPHIELNRIRRPPPLSAVRFFTEENFSPPPSASASAHPHNIHNSNDNNYNAGNGPHGSQDHLPTSHSYDDAHSASNHIRPLWKRALFELLEQPTSSRAAFVVHMFTIFMIIFSASITVLETVPAVHSISTRVWFGVETSIVALFTVEYVARCLAWSYSWQSLFHWQFSFFGVIDLLSVLPYYLELLLQQDTSVFFRFSILRMFRLLRVFRPFRYNHTILLTMEVMYLSVRRSQHALLAIGFFVFMILTVFSTLLYFAERGTWDELLGTFINADGDPTQFSSIPAAAWFVLVTITTVGYGEITPRSFLGRLITLPILVCGLLLITLPSFVLGREFSLVWEKMTVGRGVGGAFGGAERNGNGGTEGDADGEGADAEARRREMYAHDNHSLYSPEFSTRRLGQQQPRQYPSYAAYPSYAGHTPYPPRTPAFALGSGVSGLGSASGPEGTMRSRGRDLSNLKLAQNQTELSRQIEELAAAVDVQGRVLERLVGMLDELSGGKEVGEKKAWLERKRDAAS; this is encoded by the exons ATGACCACCACCGCGACGTCGCCGACGACGGACCCACACATCGAGCTCAACAGGATAAGGCGGCCTCCGCCTCTCTCAGCAGTACGATTTTTTACGGAGGAGAACTTTTCACCCCCGCCGTCTGCTTCTGCATCTGCTCACCCACACAATATCCACAACAGCAATGACAATAATTACAATGCCGGCAACGGACCCCATGGAAGCCAGGACCACCTTCCTACGAGCCATTCATACGACGACGCCCACTCTGCAAGCAACCATATTCGACCGCTCTGGAAACGAGCACTCTTCGAACTGCTTGAGCAGCCGACATCCTCGCGGGCTGCATTTGTGGTACACATGTTCACGATCTTCATGATCATTTTCTCCGCAAGCATCACCGTGCTAGAGACGGTACCCGCCGTGCATTCAATTTCAACAAGGGTGTGGTTTGGTGTCGAAACGAGCATCGTTGCGCTGTTTACGGTTGAGTATGTCGCGAGGTGTTTGGCATGGAGTTATTCGTGGCAAAGCCTGTTCCATTGGCAGTTTT CATTCTTTGGGGTGATTGACCTCTTGTCGGTGCTGCCGTACTATCTGGAATTGCTACTTCAGCAAGATACA TCCGTATTTTTCCGCTTCTCCATACTACGCATGTTCCGCCTCCTACGCGTCTTCCGACCATTCCGATACAATCACACAATCCTACT AACGATGGAGGTCATGTATCTCTCCGTACGGCGGTCGCAACACGCGCTTCTGGCGATTGGGTTCTTTGTATTTATGATCTTGACGGTGTTCAGCACTTTATT ATACTTTGCCGAGCGCGGGACATGGGACGAACTTCTTGGAACATTCATAAACGCCGACGGTGACCCAACACAATTTTCG TCGATTCCAGCAGCGGCATGGTTTGTGTTAGTCA CAATAACCACTGTAGGCTACGGCGAAATTACACCGCGCTCTTTCCTTGGGCGCCTTATCACCCTCCCTATCCTCGTTTGCGGTCTGTTGCTCATCACACTCCCTTCATTCGTCCTGGGCCGCGAGTTCAGTCTTGTGTGGGAGAAGATGACAGTAGGGAGAGGCGTTGGCGGCGCTTTTGGTGGCGCTGAGCGAAACGGGAATGGGGGTACAGAGGGAGATGCAGACGGGGAGGGTGCTGATGCAGAAGCACGACGGAGGGAAATGTACGCGCATGACAATCACTCCCTTTACTCCCCCGAATTCTCTACACGGCGGCTGGGCCAACAGCAGCCGCGGCAGTATCCCTCGTACGCAGCATACCCATCATATGCGGGACACACACCGTATCCACCACGCACACCTGCTTTTGCACTGGGTTCTGGTGTCTCTGGGCTTGGCAGCGCCTCTGGTCCTGAAGGCACGATGCGCTCTAGAGGGAGGGACCTGTCGAATCTTAAGCTCGCACAGAATCAGACGGAGTTAAGTAGACAGATTGAGGAGCTCGCAGCGGCGGTGGACGTACAGGGTCGGGTGCTAGAGCGATTAGTTGGGATGTTGGATGAACTTAGCGGTGGGAAGGAAGTCGGGGAGAAGAAGGCGTGGCTTGAAAGGAAGAGGGATGCGGCGAGCTGA